In Anastrepha obliqua isolate idAnaObli1 unplaced genomic scaffold, idAnaObli1_1.0 ptg000012l, whole genome shotgun sequence, a single window of DNA contains:
- the LOC129251275 gene encoding tigger transposable element-derived protein 1-like: MKGVDFSTLPVDWMANKKAWVKTTVFPEWFVKYFVPETRKYMNEKGLEFKVLLLVSNAPGHRQLELENVQVLFLLPNTTSLIQPLDQGIIATFITYYIKRTFQCILEALNKDNTLTVIDAWKKFSIKDCVKHAALALSDGLLFDDIVELMIDKVLSEEEILHFASQNADSIERRDSEDPVILTANLIQEGLQIANKLGHHFITNDPNVEGAAQFQPETFAVKKARSLYAQSQQLNAQETSTWIAKRL, encoded by the exons ATGAAAGGTGTCGATTTTAGTACATTGCCGGTTGATTGGATGGCCAATAAAAAGGCATGGGTGAAAACTACAGTTTTCCCAGAATGGTTcgttaaatattttgtaccagaaactagaaaatatatgaatgaaaaaggcTTAGAATTTAAAGTTCTTCTGTTGGTAAGCAATGCACCCGGGCATCGTCAGTTGGAACTCGAAAATGTACAAGTTTTGTTCCTGCTACCGAATACCACATCCCTAATCCAACCACTAGACCAAGGAATTATCGCAACATTTATAACTTACTACATCAAAAGAACTTTCCAGTGCATTTTGGAAGCTTTGAATAAGGATAACACTCTTACAGTAATTGATGCTTGGAAAAAGTTTTCTATTAAAGATTGTGTTAAACATGCTGCTTTAGCATTATCAGATGGATTGCTATTCGATGACATTGTTGAACTGATGATTGATAAAGTTCTTAGCGAAGaggaaatattacattttgccTCACAGAATGCTGATTCTATAGAACGCAGGGATAGTGAAGACCCTGTAATATTAACTGCAAATTTAATTCAAGAAGGACTtcaaattgcaaataaattagGACACCATTTCATCACAAATGATCCCAATGTAGAAGGAGCTGCACAATTCCAAC CTGAGACATTTGCTGTAAAGAAAGCACGGAGTTTGTATGCACAGTCGCAACAATTAAATGCGCAAGAAACTTCTACgtggatagccaagcggctataa